One window of the Runella slithyformis DSM 19594 genome contains the following:
- a CDS encoding cyclic nucleotide-binding domain-containing protein — translation MSSSSLYRSLGIRADEIRTVGLFFLHHFFLGFGTMLIYVSANVILLENHPESSLPIAYMASALGMMVIGKVYTYFEHHLHLNQLVIRVLWAVVVLTAVLLLLVFFAHSVTAAVAIMVGFRAIYLLTNLEFWGVSAVVFDVRQSKRLFGVISAGDMPAKALGGMLAVLVHGHTELIFLLFLAFGFFWAAMYTAVLTFRSHHVNTSHGTEPVQRRVMPRLITQLFGGSQLIFAMCLSLTAVAVMATGVEYAFFINVKYKLHSQAEVMKYLGGVLTLTYLLATFVKLIVSRQTIEYFGINKVLALLPVGGLAVAVSLGLIFFLQYDESIQLIAYCFVYLGFEVVRRALFDPVFLVLFQPLSPHQRLRGHTLVKGFYEPLGLGLGGLMLYLSHHWWEGGQWFLVEEIVVGAIFALWFLRRTYVQYVATLQEALSKRFVAAEDLAIPDEAIKAVLKNLQSTKPREVINAVDWLTNNQNHGIPQDKINDYLTALFTHRDDRVRFAALEAVDTLGLEVKTGQLRKLTTDDSYPTIREAAARMVSKKSAQIGNELLYLPDIPVRKGAIIGLMTQQPNHSFALTALEAMRQNPNSESQLAALAIIRSLKLTRFTEFVNVSLSHPDADVVGAAIETAGVLPTTMLSEKLIDLLSEKHHWRTAVKSLAQGGTEALSRLTERVEKTVSADLERRIVAVCAQMQSKEAYQLLLKLLQRPHVSVRTAALHALRNFNTSKEAKLFEKLLLEELLLVQRLLHGQAEAIESDLKSSLFYEQEVAVQRIFGLLMQLYDPDLIADTQNSVLHSSKERRANSLELLENIVPRQVYGSLHALLDDVSDAEKIKRIDAQMGAFSSKNFIKEYILQQGARYFTDWSIRLTLRGMSPAQLFNYPDLQLMSHSSATAKVSITERVMVLKNTDLFAETPENVLSSIAPIMKEVNYVEGQTIFKKGDLGTSMFVIYEGEVGIYDGQVQLAAFGRGDVFGELALLDAEPRSAAVVTLSDVQLFRVDQADFYDLMDERGEVLRNIIRILCQRIRNQNTKLRMMAAK, via the coding sequence TGCGCATTCGGTTACAGCCGCGGTGGCGATCATGGTGGGTTTTCGGGCCATTTATCTATTGACCAATCTGGAATTTTGGGGCGTATCGGCCGTGGTGTTTGACGTGCGTCAAAGCAAGCGATTGTTTGGGGTCATCAGCGCCGGCGACATGCCTGCCAAGGCCTTGGGCGGGATGTTGGCCGTCTTGGTACACGGACATACCGAGCTGATTTTTTTACTCTTTCTGGCCTTTGGTTTCTTTTGGGCGGCCATGTACACGGCGGTGTTAACGTTTCGCTCTCATCATGTCAATACTTCGCACGGGACAGAGCCCGTTCAGCGGCGCGTAATGCCCCGTTTGATCACCCAATTGTTTGGCGGAAGTCAGTTGATCTTTGCCATGTGTCTGAGCCTGACCGCGGTAGCGGTGATGGCTACGGGGGTGGAGTATGCGTTCTTTATCAACGTAAAATACAAACTGCACAGTCAGGCCGAAGTAATGAAATACCTAGGGGGCGTATTGACCCTTACGTACCTGCTGGCCACTTTTGTGAAGCTGATCGTTTCGCGGCAGACCATCGAATATTTTGGAATCAATAAAGTATTGGCGTTGCTGCCCGTAGGCGGCTTAGCCGTGGCGGTAAGCCTGGGCCTTATTTTTTTTCTGCAATACGACGAATCCATTCAGTTGATTGCTTATTGCTTTGTCTATCTGGGGTTTGAAGTGGTGCGTCGAGCGCTCTTTGACCCGGTCTTTCTGGTGCTTTTTCAGCCGCTTTCACCACATCAGCGCTTGCGGGGGCACACCCTCGTCAAGGGATTTTATGAGCCGCTGGGCCTTGGGCTGGGCGGGCTGATGCTGTACCTAAGCCACCATTGGTGGGAAGGCGGACAGTGGTTTTTGGTGGAAGAGATCGTGGTCGGGGCCATTTTTGCCCTTTGGTTTTTACGACGAACCTATGTGCAGTACGTGGCCACGTTGCAGGAGGCGCTCAGTAAACGTTTCGTGGCGGCCGAAGACCTGGCTATTCCGGACGAAGCCATCAAAGCGGTTCTGAAAAATCTGCAAAGTACCAAGCCTCGGGAAGTGATTAATGCGGTAGACTGGTTGACCAACAATCAAAACCATGGCATTCCGCAGGACAAGATCAATGATTATCTCACCGCCCTTTTTACCCACCGTGATGACCGCGTACGCTTTGCAGCGCTTGAAGCTGTGGATACACTTGGATTGGAAGTAAAGACGGGTCAATTACGCAAGCTGACCACGGACGATTCGTATCCGACTATCCGGGAGGCGGCAGCCCGGATGGTGAGCAAAAAATCGGCGCAGATCGGTAATGAACTGCTTTATTTACCCGACATTCCCGTGCGGAAAGGGGCCATTATTGGGCTTATGACCCAGCAGCCCAATCACTCGTTTGCGCTGACGGCACTGGAAGCCATGCGCCAAAATCCGAATTCGGAGAGCCAACTGGCGGCCTTAGCCATTATTCGTTCGCTGAAGCTGACCCGGTTTACGGAGTTTGTCAACGTATCTTTATCGCACCCTGACGCGGACGTTGTCGGGGCAGCCATTGAAACGGCCGGCGTATTGCCAACGACAATGCTGAGCGAAAAACTGATCGACCTGCTGTCGGAAAAGCACCATTGGCGTACGGCGGTCAAGAGCCTTGCACAGGGGGGGACGGAGGCCTTGTCCCGGCTCACAGAGCGGGTAGAGAAGACCGTTTCTGCGGATTTGGAGCGACGAATTGTAGCGGTCTGTGCCCAAATGCAGTCCAAAGAAGCGTATCAATTATTGTTGAAACTGCTTCAGCGGCCGCATGTATCGGTACGAACCGCCGCGCTGCATGCTCTGCGGAATTTTAACACCTCCAAAGAAGCTAAGCTGTTTGAAAAACTCCTGCTGGAGGAGCTTCTGTTGGTACAGCGTCTGCTTCACGGACAGGCAGAGGCCATTGAATCAGACCTGAAAAGCAGCCTTTTCTACGAGCAGGAAGTGGCGGTGCAGCGAATTTTTGGGTTGTTGATGCAGCTTTATGATCCTGACCTGATCGCCGATACCCAAAACAGTGTGCTGCACAGCTCAAAAGAACGGCGGGCGAATTCACTCGAATTGCTCGAAAACATTGTTCCCCGTCAGGTGTACGGCAGCTTGCACGCGCTGCTCGATGATGTCTCGGATGCCGAGAAGATCAAACGGATTGATGCGCAGATGGGCGCGTTTTCGAGTAAAAACTTCATCAAAGAGTATATTCTTCAACAGGGAGCGCGGTATTTTACCGATTGGAGCATTCGTCTTACGCTCCGGGGCATGTCGCCTGCTCAATTATTCAACTATCCTGATTTACAACTCATGAGTCATTCTTCCGCCACAGCCAAGGTTTCGATCACGGAGCGTGTGATGGTCTTGAAAAATACGGATCTTTTTGCCGAAACGCCCGAAAACGTATTGAGCAGCATTGCCCCCATCATGAAAGAGGTAAACTATGTGGAAGGGCAGACGATCTTCAAAAAAGGCGATCTGGGCACCAGCATGTTTGTCATCTATGAAGGCGAAGTAGGCATTTACGACGGGCAGGTTCAATTGGCTGCCTTCGGTCGGGGAGATGTGTTCGGCGAGTTGGCATTGCTGGATGCCGAACCGCGTTCGGCGGCCGTCGTTACGCTTTCCGACGTCCAGCTTTTTCGCGTTGACCAGGCTGATTTTTATGACCTCATGGATGAGCGAGGGGAGGTTCTCCGCAACATCATCCGGATTCTTTGTCAGCGTATTCGCAATCAAAATACCAAATTAAGGATGATGGCAGCGAAGTGA